Proteins encoded by one window of bacterium:
- a CDS encoding ATP-binding protein: MVNIPRFYQDLGKYIAPNKALIIYGPRRVGKTTLLNQYLKQSGLKYKLDSGDNIKVAETLSSRNFDLLKEYASGYELIAIDEAQKIPNVGMGLKILVDQIPGIKIIATGSSSFELSGQVGEPLTGRKNTLTLFPISQVELGKLNNHFELKEKLAERLVFGSYPEVITANTKEERTAKLEELAHSYLLKDILEMEKIKGSKVLLDLLRLIAFQIGNEVSLAEIGSQIGIDSKTVARYLDLLEKSFVLYNLRGFSKNLRKEITKKSKYYFYDNGIRNAIISNFNDLSSRDDVGALWENFMVIERIKRNAYGKVYANNYFWRTWEGQEVDFVEERDGKLFGYEFKWSEKSKNNNGKSWLNAYKEASFEVVNPKNYLDFVLL, encoded by the coding sequence CCGAATAAGGCCCTGATTATTTATGGTCCGCGTCGTGTTGGTAAAACCACCTTGCTAAATCAATATCTGAAGCAAAGCGGACTCAAATACAAGTTAGATTCCGGGGACAATATAAAAGTGGCGGAAACGCTTTCTTCCCGCAATTTTGATCTGCTAAAAGAGTATGCTTCCGGTTACGAATTAATCGCGATTGACGAAGCGCAAAAAATTCCCAATGTCGGAATGGGCTTGAAGATATTGGTCGATCAAATCCCCGGCATCAAAATTATTGCTACCGGCTCGTCTTCGTTTGAACTTTCCGGACAAGTTGGCGAACCGTTGACGGGTAGAAAAAACACATTGACGTTATTTCCAATTTCTCAAGTGGAGCTTGGAAAGCTTAACAATCATTTTGAATTAAAAGAAAAATTGGCCGAACGGCTGGTTTTTGGTTCTTATCCCGAAGTGATAACAGCAAATACGAAGGAGGAACGAACGGCAAAACTGGAAGAGTTGGCGCACTCATATTTATTAAAAGACATTTTGGAAATGGAAAAAATCAAAGGTTCCAAGGTACTTTTGGATCTGTTGCGGTTAATTGCGTTTCAGATCGGTAATGAGGTGTCTTTAGCGGAAATAGGTTCGCAAATCGGCATCGACAGTAAAACGGTTGCGCGTTATTTGGATCTGTTGGAAAAATCTTTTGTTTTGTACAACTTGCGCGGTTTTAGCAAAAATCTAAGGAAAGAAATCACAAAGAAAAGCAAATATTACTTTTATGACAACGGCATCCGAAACGCCATTATCTCCAATTTTAACGATCTTTCCTCTCGCGACGACGTTGGTGCGCTTTGGGAAAATTTTATGGTGATTGAGAGGATAAAAAGAAATGCTTACGGGAAAGTTTATGCCAATAATTATTTTTGGCGCACTTGGGAAGGACAAGAAGTTGATTTTGTCGAAGAACGCGACGGAAAACTTTTTGGTTATGAATTTAAATGGAGCGAAAAAAGCAAAAACAATAACGGAAAAAGCTGGCTTAATGCTTACAAAGAAGCGTCATTTGAAGTTGTGAACCCAAAAAATTATTTGGATTTCGTTTTGCTTTGA
- a CDS encoding carbohydrate kinase family protein, whose amino-acid sequence MTETKLDLLAIGDTTTDVFMGLKDASVIKQPEKRGDKLCLRFGDKIAVESVQEIEGVGNAANVAVGASRLGLKTGIWTILGNDDDGQRIVSNVFEKEGVLSENVIFDQKERTNYSLVLTYNAERTILSYHAPRVYEWPQNMPEAKWVYFTSLGQNWEKIIPDFLNYVQQIGCKVAFNPGSMQLRSKPEDLKNVLSVTDTLFVNREEAEKICGCKTDSMKELLIKTKETGPKNVVITDGVNGAHALLNEVYWTMPVLPTTVLERTGCGDSFATGFLAALIFGKSDDEALLWGAENASSVISYVGSRAGLLKRDVLLQNLEKQTIKAQKI is encoded by the coding sequence ATGACTGAAACAAAACTAGATCTGCTTGCGATTGGTGACACGACCACGGATGTTTTTATGGGGCTCAAAGACGCTTCTGTGATAAAACAGCCGGAAAAGCGTGGAGATAAATTGTGCTTGCGATTTGGGGATAAGATTGCCGTTGAGAGTGTTCAGGAAATTGAGGGCGTGGGGAACGCGGCCAATGTTGCCGTTGGTGCTTCGCGGTTGGGTCTAAAAACCGGAATTTGGACGATTTTGGGAAACGATGATGATGGACAGCGGATTGTCTCAAATGTGTTTGAAAAGGAAGGTGTGCTTTCTGAAAACGTTATTTTTGATCAAAAAGAACGAACTAATTATTCATTAGTTCTAACTTATAACGCAGAACGGACAATCTTGAGTTATCACGCACCGCGTGTTTACGAATGGCCTCAAAATATGCCCGAAGCCAAATGGGTTTATTTCACAAGTTTGGGGCAGAACTGGGAAAAAATTATTCCTGACTTCCTTAATTACGTGCAACAGATTGGTTGTAAAGTGGCGTTTAATCCCGGTTCGATGCAGTTACGATCAAAACCGGAAGATTTGAAAAATGTTTTATCGGTTACGGATACGCTTTTTGTAAATCGTGAAGAAGCCGAAAAAATATGCGGTTGCAAAACGGATTCGATGAAAGAGTTATTGATTAAAACAAAAGAAACGGGGCCGAAAAACGTGGTAATAACTGATGGGGTAAATGGGGCGCATGCCTTATTGAACGAAGTTTATTGGACGATGCCGGTTTTGCCGACAACCGTTCTTGAGCGAACAGGTTGCGGTGATAGTTTTGCGACGGGGTTTTTGGCGGCACTAATCTTCGGAAAAAGCGACGATGAGGCGCTTTTGTGGGGAGCGGAAAATGCTTCTTCCGTAATTAGTTATGTTGGTTCGCGCGCGGGGTTGCTTAAGCGTGATGTGCTTTTGCAAAATCTTGAGAAGCAGACAATTAAGGCGCAAAAGATATGA
- a CDS encoding carbohydrate kinase family protein, with product MSIFSELFGGRRGGRPRPPEGAQGRAPLHTDDIVLQKRADVYDIIAIGDSTTDVFLELADADVVCNEKEKDCLLCFDYAGKVPVSKATEIDAVGNAANNAIGSARLGLKAGIWTMLGKDTNGRQALDVFRAEKVETELIEEDQNKGTNYSVVLNFQAERSILVYHNDRDYNFPELPKADWVYLTSMGHGWEKITADLLDYVEKSGAKLAFNPGTHQLNSGLETMKPLLAKSEFFILNVEEAQKILNSKDDVKTLLQKLAALGPKNVVVTDGQNGAYAWQSGQMWQVSIFPDLGPVVERTGCGDSYATATVAALHYGEPLQEALRWGAANARMVVQYIGAREGLQTKAQIQKTIQEFSDIQPKLI from the coding sequence ATGAGTATTTTTAGTGAATTGTTTGGTGGTCGTAGGGGCGGACGTCCTCGTCCGCCCGAGGGAGCACAGGGACGTGCTCCCCTACATACTGACGATATTGTTTTGCAAAAACGGGCGGATGTTTACGATATTATCGCCATCGGCGATTCTACAACTGACGTATTTTTGGAACTAGCTGATGCTGATGTTGTGTGCAACGAAAAGGAAAAGGATTGTCTGCTTTGTTTCGACTATGCAGGAAAAGTTCCAGTGAGTAAAGCAACGGAAATTGATGCAGTGGGGAATGCGGCGAATAACGCAATTGGGTCGGCCCGATTGGGACTCAAAGCCGGTATTTGGACGATGCTTGGTAAAGATACAAATGGCCGGCAGGCACTGGATGTTTTTCGTGCTGAAAAAGTAGAAACGGAATTAATCGAAGAAGATCAAAACAAAGGCACAAATTATTCGGTGGTATTAAATTTTCAGGCGGAGCGTTCAATTTTGGTTTATCACAATGATCGTGACTATAATTTCCCGGAGTTGCCAAAAGCTGATTGGGTTTATTTGACCAGCATGGGGCACGGGTGGGAAAAAATTACGGCGGACTTGCTTGATTACGTTGAAAAATCTGGTGCCAAACTGGCTTTTAATCCTGGTACGCACCAACTTAATTCGGGACTGGAAACAATGAAACCGCTACTCGCTAAATCGGAATTTTTTATTCTCAACGTAGAGGAGGCGCAGAAAATTTTGAACAGCAAGGATGATGTAAAAACACTGCTACAAAAGCTGGCGGCACTTGGACCCAAAAATGTTGTAGTGACGGACGGCCAAAATGGTGCCTACGCTTGGCAGAGTGGACAAATGTGGCAAGTGTCTATTTTCCCCGATCTTGGTCCTGTTGTAGAGCGTACCGGTTGTGGTGACAGTTATGCTACGGCGACGGTTGCCGCGCTTCATTATGGTGAGCCACTTCAAGAGGCATTAAGATGGGGCGCGGCCAATGCGCGTATGGTGGTGCAATATATTGGAGCGAGAGAAGGACTACAAACAAAAGCACAAATACAAAAGACTATTCAGGAATTTTCTGATATCCAACCTAAGTTGATTTAG
- a CDS encoding undecaprenyl-diphosphate phosphatase, protein MEILHSIVLGIVQGLTEFLPISSDGHLVLVRHLLHWNDEGVLFDATLHLGTFFAVLYFYRATWWRLVKTIFRRGTRNDEILLGLLILATIPGALLGFFAKDLLEVYFRGLVITGFGFLFTAVMLYFADKNLANKRKVRSGRLTVPQTIGVGLLQAVALLPGVSRSGSTIAGGVFSNLSREKAVEFSFLMAMPITGGAGFLALLKDFGGGGGAFWPLFVGFVVSFLVGLWAIKFLIRYVATKDSFKPFIVYLMVVAALSFVVAIF, encoded by the coding sequence ATGGAAATATTACATTCAATAGTTTTGGGAATCGTTCAGGGGTTAACAGAGTTTTTACCAATCAGCAGTGATGGTCACTTGGTTTTGGTGCGACATTTATTACACTGGAATGACGAAGGAGTTCTCTTTGATGCGACACTACATTTGGGAACATTTTTTGCGGTGCTATATTTTTATCGCGCCACTTGGTGGCGGTTGGTGAAAACTATTTTTCGGCGTGGCACAAGAAACGATGAAATTTTGTTGGGTCTTTTGATTCTGGCGACGATTCCAGGTGCGTTGCTTGGTTTTTTCGCGAAAGATTTATTGGAAGTATATTTTCGCGGTTTAGTAATCACGGGTTTTGGTTTTCTGTTTACCGCTGTGATGCTTTATTTTGCGGACAAAAATCTGGCAAATAAACGCAAGGTGCGAAGTGGGCGTTTAACAGTTCCGCAAACAATTGGCGTTGGGTTACTGCAGGCGGTTGCTTTGCTACCCGGTGTTTCGCGTTCCGGCTCAACAATCGCGGGTGGTGTGTTTAGTAATTTGAGTCGGGAAAAAGCGGTCGAGTTTTCTTTTTTAATGGCAATGCCGATTACCGGTGGCGCGGGTTTTCTCGCGTTGCTAAAAGATTTTGGCGGTGGCGGAGGCGCATTTTGGCCACTTTTCGTAGGTTTTGTAGTTTCGTTCTTGGTTGGACTCTGGGCAATTAAATTCTTGATTCGGTATGTGGCGACGAAAGATTCTTTCAAACCATTTATCGTTTATCTAATGGTAGTGGCGGCGTTGTCTTTCGTGGTGGCGATATTTTGA